The genomic interval CGAGGGGCAGGATATTGACAACCCTACCGGCTACATGGATAACGACGGGTCTTGGGTAGATCTGCGCGGACTGCGCTGCTACCCCGCCTGCTTCCGCTTCGGCAACACGATAACCGTAGCGTCCATGACCGCAGACGGGACCCGCTCCGACTTCTCTAACTACAGCCCGAACTACGTTGATCTGGCAGCCCCCGGCAGCGCGATAATCAGCACCACCCCGGGGGACAAATACAAGTTTTTCCAGGGGACATCCATGGCCGCGCCTCATGTCGCGGGGGCCACAGCTCTCGTGGCCGCAGCACACCCGACAGAGACCGCCGCTCAGATCAAGGCGCGCCTGCTTGACTACGTGACGCCTAACGCGAACTTCAACGGCCTTGTCGACAAGAATGGTCACCTTAACGTGGATGCGGCCATAAGGGCTACGGCACCGACACCCCCGCCGGAAGACATCCCGGTGACAGGCATCACGGTCTCGCAGACTTCCCTAAGGCTGGCCGTCGGGCAGAGCGCTACGCTGACCGCCGTGATTGCCCCGGAGAACGCAACCAACAAGACAGTTGATTGGACTGCCACCAACCTCAACACTGTGATTGAAGGAGTGCAATCCGGACTGACTTGCGAAATTACGGGCCTTGCGAACGGCAGTTCCGTCGTAACGGTCACGACCGAGGATGGCGGTTTTTCGGCCACCTGCAACGTCACGGTCGGAACAGGCGGTGGTGGTGGAGGCGGCGGCGGATGCTCCGTCGGCGCGAGCGGCGCGGCAATGGCCGCGGTTCTATTGCTGGCCCCGATCGCCCTGCTCCTCGGGAAGGGATCGAAGTAGAGGCTGAATCAGTAACCGTTTAAGAGGCTATGCTTATAGAAACTATGGATGATAAAGAGAGGGAGACCTACGCTCCCTCTCTTTATTTTTTCGCTGCAAATCCCCTTGTTCGCCTCGGGCGTAAGGATGCTGAAAAGAGAAAAAACAGCCGCCACGGATCCATATTTACAAGATTTTGGTTTTCTTGTAATGTTGTGTTAGGATGATGATATTATGTTCTAAGGTAAAAAATACAATAGACGCAGGAGCGTGATATGGAGATAAGAATAATTTCAGGCAGATTGATTCTTGCTGTCCTGTTGATTGGCGCGCTCCGCGCGGGGCCGGACGGACGGGGAGCAACTTCTGCCTGAGGCGCCGAGGAGGTCCGAGGCAGTGCCCGGGGAGTATCTGCAGCTGTTAAGGGCGAGAGAGGCGTCTTGCCTCTGCAAAGGCCTTCAAGGGCCGACGCCGTGGCGATGATGCTGGAGATGTAGGCTGAAGTACTGTTCCTGAGGTATGGCGTGAACGTGGAAAACACTTACAGCGCCATTTCGGAGTCGAACGGGAAGGGGATCTTCTTTGTGCATAGCGATAAGGCCGCCAAGGATCCTGAGTTCGCAGAGAAGCTGCTTGAGAGGATGCGTTCCGGCCCGATAATCGATGGGGTCTCTCCCAACGAGGTTCAGAGGGCGGTCTCGGTGCCCGGTGACACCTCCAAGTTTACTATAACTGACCGTAAAAGGCGGTGTACATAATGAACTGGAAAAAAAAGTTATTTTGCTCTTTGGTATTCGGACTGCTCCTGATAGCCGGAGCAGCGTTTGCCGGCACGGTCCTTCCGGAGTTTTACACCTTCGACAGTGATCTTACAGAGGGCGAACACATTGACGGCGAGGCCCTCTCGACGCTTGAGTTTCCTTGCTGCCCGGAACCGGAACCAGATCCTGATCCGGACATTAGGGTTAGGAGCATCACGGTGTCGCCGACTTCTCTCGCGCTGGACGTCGGAGAGAGCGCTACGGTGACAGCAACGATAACCCCGGAGAACGCAACCGACAAGACAGTTAATTGGTCATTTGTCAGAGAAGGACGTGTGACTCTTAATCCAACCGGACTGACCTGTACCGTAACGGGCCTTTGGGACGGCAGGACCAGGCTGGTGGCCGAAACCCGTGATGGCGGCTTGAGAGCCACCTGCAACGTCACCGTCGGAACAGGAGGAAATGACCCCGACCCCGAGGACCCCGACGATCATAGCCCTGGCGGCGGTGGAGGCGGATGCTCCGTCGGCGGAACGGCCGTCCCGCTTGCGCTGCTCCTCGCGGCGCCGCTGGCTCTCCTGCTGAAGCGCAAGAAATAGCGGTTGTATTATAATCATGAGGAGGGGATAATCCCCTCCTCTTTTTTTCTGTTTGACTTGCCCTCGATAAATAAGGGAGGGTTGCGGTTTTGAGAAGAAGGATGATCGTCTGCTTCGCATCTGCCCTGGCCTTGCTGCTCCTCGCTTTCAGAGCCGGGGTGCGTCCGAGGACGGGTTGGCTTTCGGCTCCACCTGTGACGGAGGTTCGCCCGGAGATGGAGCTTCTCCCCGAAGCCCGCCGAACCGGCGTAAAGCAGGAGGGGCGTGCCGCAAGTGAATTTCGGCCGGACGAGGGCGGCGCGCCCGGTGCAACGAGCGCCCGCACCTCTCTTGAAACAGAAGCGGGCGACGCAGCCGTGCCGAAGGTCGCCGTCGAGAGGATCACGGTCCACCCCAAAACCCTGCGCCTCAGGCTCGGCATGAGCGACCACCTGACGGCGGAGATATTCCCCCCCGACGCGTCCGACAAGACGGTGATCTGGCAGTCGAGCTACCCTTGGGTCGCGGAGTGCAATCCCTCGGGGATGACCGCCAGGGTGACGGCGGTCTCCGTCGGCGAATCCCTGGTCATTGTCGGAACGAGGGACGGAGGGCACACCGCCATGTGCACAGTGATCGCCACGGCGCAATTCGCCCCGGACGGCGGATGCTCGGTGGGCGGTTATTAGCTCCCTTTTTTCACGAGCAGGACCAGAGGCAGAACAAGAAGAATCGCCCCCGGGAGAACGTTCGACACGTCGCATCCGCCACCACCGCCGCCTCCCGGCGCAGCATCGGCTTCGTATGAGCCGATGTCGAAGCCTCCACCCTGCGGACGCGGCCTGCCGCGCTGGTCAACGTCGGGCGCTGTTGCAGGGGTTCCGGAATCTATGGCCGAGCTGCCTGTCCCGAGCGCATGAGTCAGGGTCGGGCCGCCGTTGTCGGCGAGAGGCCCCAGCTTGGGATCTTCGGTGATGATCGTGTTGCCGGACACGCCTTGCCCGATGACACAGTAGGTCACCGTGGGGGTCGCACCCTGTCCATTTACTATGTCCGTGCCGGGGTTTCCCCACAGGATGCAGTTGGTGATCACGGCGAAATTCGCTCCGTCATTGTAGATGCCGCCGCCTTTCATGCTTCCCGGCACCTCGTTCCCGGTCAGCGTGCAGTTGATTATCGACGGATTGCTCGGGTCGCCCCAGAATTTGCTATTATACACTCCCCCGCCCATTGACGTCGCCTCGTTCTGGGTGAAGGTGCAGTTGACGATCAGCGGGTGGCACCCGTCGACGTTCGCAATTCCGCCGCCGTTGCTCTCCGACCTGTTCTTGAAGAAGGTGCAGCCGGTCACCGTGGGAGAGCTTCCTTCGTAGTTGTATATCGCACCTCCGCTTGCCTCGGCCTCGTTCATTCGGAAGGTGCAGTTCAAGAAAGACGGTGAGGCCTTGTTCACCAGCACGGCGCCGCCTTGAAGCCCGGAGCTGTTTCTATTGAAGAGAGAGTTCTCGAAGGAGGGCCCGTCGTTCTCTATCGCGACCGCACCTCCTCGTTCCTTCGCGCGGTTGGCGGTGAAAGAGCAGTTCCTGACCGTGACCTTGCTGTCCTTGCAAATCAGGCCGCCGCCGTTGGACTGGTACTGGTTGCCGCCCGAGGCGTCCCCTCCGGTGATCACGACTCCGTCCAGCACAGCCGTGGCATCGGCCCCCTCCGCCAACACGACCGTATAGCTGTTCGAGCCGTTGATCACAAGGGTGACTCCATCGGCGTCCCTCGTATCGTTGTTATCGATGTCTCCTGTGAGCACCGTGAGATTCGCCTGCGGGTCGCGCTGGTCGAGGGAAGTCTCGTCCCCCTTGAAGCCTCCGTAGATGGATGTACCGGATACCAACTTAAAGCACGCGTTTCTGTCCGACACGGCTCCTGGCGCATAGGCGCCGCGGGCGAGCCAGAATTCCGCATCCGGCGTCGTCGAGTGGACCGTACGGAAGTCCTCAAGGCTGAGCGCATTCTCCCAGCTGGAACCGTCCCTGGGGTCGTTGCCCCCGTTTACCGTCACCCTGAACACCGCTCCCTCCGCAAGCGAGGCGAACAGCGCGACGAACAGGATCGCCAGGGCCACGAAGGCCGTCATGGTTTTCCCTGCGTGTTTTGACACTTGAACCACCTCTTCCTTTAATAATCCCGAAGACCGACCGACGAGCAGTCGTGTCGCGAACAAAAATAAGATACTCCATTCAGCCGTTTTTGTAAACATTACTCTTTTTGGCGAGATTTCTGCATGCTTATGATGGACGCCCCCGGCGCACACGGGGTGGCCTCTGCAAAACGTGCTAAAATAGGCCGTATTCCGTTCCACTCGCGAGACCAAAACAAGGGAGAGGGAAAAATGAGATGAAGCTTTTATCCATGGATTTTTTCAAAAGGCCGCTGATCGTCTTGGTCCTGGCGCTGGCGTTCGCGGCGGGCGCAGCGTTCGGGGACGAACCGCCAAGCGTAGTCTATACCTACGACGGCGCCCCGGTGCTCGGGGAGCACGTGGACGGCGAGGTGATGGTGCTGCTTGAGGCCCCGGCGGCTGCTGTGTATGCTACCGGT from Synergistaceae bacterium carries:
- a CDS encoding Ig domain-containing protein, with the protein product MNWKKKLFCSLVFGLLLIAGAAFAGTVLPEFYTFDSDLTEGEHIDGEALSTLEFPCCPEPEPDPDPDIRVRSITVSPTSLALDVGESATVTATITPENATDKTVNWSFVREGRVTLNPTGLTCTVTGLWDGRTRLVAETRDGGLRATCNVTVGTGGNDPDPEDPDDHSPGGGGGGCSVGGTAVPLALLLAAPLALLLKRKK
- a CDS encoding Ig domain-containing protein, which produces MRRRMIVCFASALALLLLAFRAGVRPRTGWLSAPPVTEVRPEMELLPEARRTGVKQEGRAASEFRPDEGGAPGATSARTSLETEAGDAAVPKVAVERITVHPKTLRLRLGMSDHLTAEIFPPDASDKTVIWQSSYPWVAECNPSGMTARVTAVSVGESLVIVGTRDGGHTAMCTVIATAQFAPDGGCSVGGY
- a CDS encoding right-handed parallel beta-helix repeat-containing protein encodes the protein MSKHAGKTMTAFVALAILFVALFASLAEGAVFRVTVNGGNDPRDGSSWENALSLEDFRTVHSTTPDAEFWLARGAYAPGAVSDRNACFKLVSGTSIYGGFKGDETSLDQRDPQANLTVLTGDIDNNDTRDADGVTLVINGSNSYTVVLAEGADATAVLDGVVITGGDASGGNQYQSNGGGLICKDSKVTVRNCSFTANRAKERGGAVAIENDGPSFENSLFNRNSSGLQGGAVLVNKASPSFLNCTFRMNEAEASGGAIYNYEGSSPTVTGCTFFKNRSESNGGGIANVDGCHPLIVNCTFTQNEATSMGGGVYNSKFWGDPSNPSIINCTLTGNEVPGSMKGGGIYNDGANFAVITNCILWGNPGTDIVNGQGATPTVTYCVIGQGVSGNTIITEDPKLGPLADNGGPTLTHALGTGSSAIDSGTPATAPDVDQRGRPRPQGGGFDIGSYEADAAPGGGGGGGCDVSNVLPGAILLVLPLVLLVKKGS